In Gavia stellata isolate bGavSte3 chromosome 42, bGavSte3.hap2, whole genome shotgun sequence, the genomic window ACTGACTCGAATATAAAAAGAGATGTTCAGAATTGGAATTTGAAACCAGCACTGAAAACCAGACAGGCAAAGGCTACTGTTTGTAGAGCTACAGCTGAGGTGTGAAAAATGTGGAGTTATTCACAGTTCATAGGTTAATGCGGGTGGGAAGGAGCCTCAGAGGGTCTGTAGTCCTATCTCCTGCTGAACGCAGGGTCAGCTCTGGGATCAGGGCTCTGCCATCACCGCATCCCAGAATGGAGGTCCCGCAACCTTTctggacaacctgcttcacGGTCCTCGCATTGAAAAGGGTTTTTCCTTGTGTCCAGCTTGAACCTCAATTGTATTAATTTCTGCCCCTTGTCTTTTGATCTCCCATCACGAACTGCTGTgaaaagcctggctccatctccctgatAAACTCCTTGGAGGTACGAGAAGGTTCCTGCTACGGGTTGTCcctgaagccttctcttctccaggctgattAAGCCCTGTCCTCTCAGCCTCTTGTACTGTATGTGCTCTAACCATTCAGAGGTTTTGGAGAGGGTTTGGTGGATTGGTTtatctcttttatttattttttacaaaatattttgcagagaCTTGGTCAGCATTGCATACAACTAAAGATTAATCTCTCATAAGAGAATGTGTAAAATTGGTTAAAAGGTAAGCACATGGTTTATACTGAGTTTGGTGCTCTCTGACTTGAAGTAATAATACTGTAGAAGTCATGGGTTGATTTTAATAACTTCTTTGCCCTCTAAGGAGCTTTAAATTTGATCTAACCCAACTAATTTCCAGACTCTGCAACTGTGATACTTTAATTCTGTATCTTAAAGATCTGTTGCCCTGTAAAGGAGCTCTAGCTCATGGAAATCattaaagtaaaacaaaacaaaacaacataaaaaccctccaaaaaaaccccaagcccaCAAACAAACATACCGTAAGAATCTGCTGACTTATAGCAAACTGTGCTCTTGTAATCAAAGGCTTCGGTAGTCTCTTTTACAGACAGCTGACTCAGCAGATTATGCGGCTGTCCCCACCTTTGTGCTAAACTGAGGACCACGTCTTGTGTTGCGCTGCTTGTTCTCAAAGGCAGTTGTTGATTATTTTTACACTGCATTTACCCACTATGTGAAGGAACCGTCATGTGGAACTAACTTTAATCAGCTGCGATCTCCAGGGTGCTGAAGCTTATATGTGAAGTAAAACTACGTGTGCTTATTTGCAAAAAGACCGCTATCCTTCTTTTGGAGTAGGATTCGCCAGCTGGAGTTTGGATTTGGGTTGTACCAGGACACTCGCATGAAACACATAGCTTGAGTCCTTTACGTTGCAGATTGGGAGTTTTAGCCTTCATGGTTGCTTGAGTCACCACACTTAATGTTTAGCAATTTTCCAGCCAGCTGGAGGTAAAGTAGAAACGAAAATCTACCCTTAGTATAGCAGGCAAGCACTTCAGATACAATGGGAAATAACTTGGCATACACAAGATTTCACAGAGATAATTTCATTGACCAAACCCATGTGCAattacaaaatttatttttctaaagctgctacctgtgctgcacagaaaaaaatagataccTGTTTCTCTGATTGAACACAGccttgcttttcagaaatgccTTTGAAGGTATTTCTCCTTCTTATTTGCTGTAGAAGTTTTAGACCCCTGTGAcctcctggggaaaaaaccccttgtCCTTAAAACGTGCATTTCTGCAAAGAGCTCACTGCTTGGTACAGGTAAGACTGAGGAGGGGCACAGATGAGCTTGGGGGGTAAGACAAAAATGTTGTAATGGTGAGGAGAGCATAATCACAAAGTAACGAAGTGATATGCAGGTTGAAATGAGGCTCTAGCCCCAGCAGTCGGATGTGCGTAGAGAGAGTTACGTAGATGGTACTTTTAACCTAAAAAGTCttgtatatttatttgctttttctcctcacaTTCCTCTCACCAAGTATCAGCTTCACATCTTGCGTTATTCCACCTATTAAAGTACAACTGTCAACACTGTTGGTTGTGAAGAGCTGCTAGTAGGTAGATAACCCTGTTAGCGCATCCCAGAGCAGCAGTAGCGATGGACTGTTGCCGCACAGTCAATCTTAAGCGTTGCTGTCAGGAGGAGAGCGGAGCCAAACTAGCACAGAACTAGAAGCTCTTAGCTCTAAAAACATCCGAGTTAATATTAGCAGTTCATTTCATTATTGTCTCGAAAGGTGTTTCCAGTTTGCACAGGTGGACTTGTAATGAAAACTGCAGTGTAAACCTATTTCTAATGCccacttaaaatacatttacatggatttcttctttttttttttttttcccctttaggtctgttatttttcttacGATGGAAAGGCTGGTTGTCTATCTACTGGTTATTAGCACAGCTGTGAAGGCCATGATGTGTCCCAAAAGATGCATGTGTCAAAACCTGTCTCCATCCTTCACAATTCTCTGTACGAAGACGGGGCTTCTCTTTGTGCCCCCCAGTATTGACAGGAGAACAGCAGAACTAAGGTTAATGGATAACTTTATCACTACGCTTAGGAGAAAAGATTTTGCAAACATGACTAATCTAATTCATTTGACACTCTCGAGGAATACAATAAGTCAAATCATGCCTTACGCATTTTTTGATCTTAAAGGCCTTCACGCCTTACACTTGGATAGTAATAGACTGACTTACATCAACGAAGATCATTTCAAAGGTTTAATTAACCTTCGGCATTTAATACTCAGTAACAATCAATTAAACTATATCTCTCCTGGGTCACTGGATGACTTTATCGAAACAATCGAAGACCTGGATCTGTCCTACAACAATCTCGTTAACGTTCCTTGGGAAACAATTGCCAAACTTTCTAATGTCAATACGGTCAGTTTGGATCATAATCTCATTGAGTTTGTGCCAGAGGGAATCTTCTCAAACCTTCACAAACTTGCCCGTCTAGACATGACCTCCAACAAGTTGAAAAAGATCCCTCCCGatcctttgttttccagaataCCCGTGTACGCCAAGTCTAAAGGATCTCCGCTGTCGTCCCTGGTGCTTAGCTTCGGAGGGAATCCTTTGCACTGCAACTGCGAACTCGTGTGGCTGAGACGCCTCACCAGAGAAGACGATCTAGAAACCTGCGCCTCTCCACCAGAACTGATGGGCAAATACTTTTGGTCTATTAAAGAGGAGGAATTTGTCTGTGAGCCCCCAATGATAACGCACCGAACCCCAAAACTAACAGTGACAGAAGGCCAAAGCGTCTCTTTGAAGTGTAAAGCTGTTGGCGATCCAGATCCCTATGTTCGCTGGATCTCACCCGATGGGAAGCTGGTCTCTAACACATCTAGGACGATTTCTTATGAGAATGGTACTCTGGATATTTTGGTTACTTCTTTGACTGACAAGGGCACGTTTACCTGCATAGCGTCAAATGCTGCGGGAGAGTCGACGGCTCCAGTCGAACTCCTCGTTACCCCGTACCCTAACCTTGCTAACAGCACCAACTGCGATAAAGACGCAGAGCCTGGCCCCTCAGATATTCTCATATCTGCTAAATCAAGCTTTCCAAATGAAACGAAGGCTCAGCAAGAGAAGGTGGTCGTGGTTGCTGAGCTGACATCGTCCTCTGCTCTTATCCAGTGGCCTTCTCAGCATCACCTCCCTGGGATTCGAATGTACCAGATTCAGTATAACAGTTCTGCTGACGACATACTAGTGTACAGGTAATGCTGCTCGCATACCCATGCTCAAAACTCTGTGAAGTAGGTAGTGGAAGTAAGAAAAAAGGATAGCATAGTTTGACATATTCCGTGTAATGAGTGCTATCTTGCAAGCAGTAACTGTAAATGACGGGATGAGGAGAAAACGTCTGCCTTAGACTTTGCTCGTTAAACTCCCGTTGTTGAGTTACACTATTAAAACTAATAATACATCTGCTTCTGTGCTGCCTCTTGAGTATTTCTAAACTCTTTACAGACATAATTAAGTTTCATAGTCCAGTTTAATGGACCAAGTGAAGCTGATGAGCAATATCTTAGTTGTTAACATTTCAGGAAATTGAGATGGAGATTTTAGTTACCTTTTATGCTGATTAAGTgtaattattttacttaaaaatatggagaagagagaaaaaaatcaagatgcCCAAAGTTGTGAGATGCCCAAAGCAACATTCTGCCTATATGGATATGACCTTACCATGTTAGGCCAAACCTTCAGCCTGTATTAGTCGCTGCgtgcttccttttctccactTTTGTGGTGTCATGAAACTCACTGGTATGAATTGGACACTGCACAGGAAGTTTTAGGTTATGTATTTTGTGTGGATTTCATATTGGTCCACTGGGGTTTATTTGGTAAAATTTGCTTGGGAATAACTATTTGATATTAAGTCTTAGTGGGCAGTGTGCAGATTAAGTTTATAGCCGTACCCCCGTGCAGGGGTCATTGAGTTTCTGATTATCTGCCTTTCTGTTTATAGGCTTTACGCCTTTCTCTTTACAGGCTTTTGTTTGTGATTAACTGGGGGTGGAAGGGATAGGGAGGGGTAGAATGACTTTAAAATGGGAGCTAGCATTTGATTCGGATTTAATGTTTCATAGTTGTGCGCTTCATAAGGATGATAATTTCTTTAAACTGAGTGATAATGATTCTTCTAATGTAATGCCACTGGTTGCACTAAAGTTTGGAGTGGAGTAAGCGAAAGGAGAATGACATCTAATAGCTTCAGAAATAGACCTGAAAGTTTGGGttcaaaaatactgctttaGCAAGCAGTCCCCTAAGGAAAGGAATGTAGGATAGTTGTTCCACTGGGATTCCTATTTCAAATACCTACCATTGCAAGCAAATTCTTGTAAAAAAACGGAACGGTGTATGAAAATTGCGCGAAGTCCTTGAAATAGACGTTTCACTTTACAGTCACTTGGGATTTTCAGAAGTCTCATGTTAAAATGCCCATCGCCAGAGTCTCTTTGAGGAAGGATGCCATTCATCCTCCCGTTGTCACGGCTACGAGCTAGAAAGGAAGCAGGAGGACTCGGTGAGGGTAAGCAAGGGTCTCTTAAGAGGGGGTGGGCGGATGCCTTGTTGGTATCTGACAAGGATGGTGAGGAGCTGGCTGGAAGATGAAGCCTCATTTACTTGTCAGCTGTGAGAACATTTGTGACATTGCTGTTTGAAAGAACCACAAAGTTGCGAAATGAAGGGAAATGTGAAGCAGAGATGTCTCGATAGCTGTGACTGGGGTTTCTAAAGGGATTTTATTCAGTTCTCCCACTAGAAAGTAAAGTGAAGCAAGCAAAGTGAGAAGGAGGTAGAGCCAGTGGGTGCATCGCAGGCACAGCCAGTAGTGTAAGAGAGTTGTTTAATGGGATTTTTCATCCTTTGTCATAACAGCTGGTGAGCTGAGTTGGCAGCCTTCTTACAATTGCAGCAATTCATTCTCGATGAGTTTAAAACTTCCAGACTTCCCAaagactgtaaaaataaatgagtgaCTCAAGTGGTAGCTTGTTAATAAATCTGTAGAGTTGAATACTGCTGCCGCTGAATGGCCTTGTCCC contains:
- the LOC104260568 gene encoding leucine-rich repeat and fibronectin type III domain-containing protein 1-like protein, with the translated sequence MERLVVYLLVISTAVKAMMCPKRCMCQNLSPSFTILCTKTGLLFVPPSIDRRTAELRLMDNFITTLRRKDFANMTNLIHLTLSRNTISQIMPYAFFDLKGLHALHLDSNRLTYINEDHFKGLINLRHLILSNNQLNYISPGSLDDFIETIEDLDLSYNNLVNVPWETIAKLSNVNTVSLDHNLIEFVPEGIFSNLHKLARLDMTSNKLKKIPPDPLFSRIPVYAKSKGSPLSSLVLSFGGNPLHCNCELVWLRRLTREDDLETCASPPELMGKYFWSIKEEEFVCEPPMITHRTPKLTVTEGQSVSLKCKAVGDPDPYVRWISPDGKLVSNTSRTISYENGTLDILVTSLTDKGTFTCIASNAAGESTAPVELLVTPYPNLANSTNCDKDAEPGPSDILISAKSSFPNETKAQQEKVVVVAELTSSSALIQWPSQHHLPGIRMYQIQYNSSADDILVYRMIPAASKSFFLTDLVAGREYDLCVLAVYDDGLTSLTATRVIGCVQFTTQEEYKQCRSLHAQFLGGTMIIIIGGIIVASVLVFIFILLMKYKVYNNHHKNKTTKVNNVCSQTNGSQSGSMARSTSKLAERRESLHQECSGSSIKGKTVVDLDCEKVTPTNTTFLTTDALS